The Arachis duranensis cultivar V14167 chromosome 2, aradu.V14167.gnm2.J7QH, whole genome shotgun sequence genome has a window encoding:
- the LOC107473981 gene encoding protein LOW PSII ACCUMULATION 1, chloroplastic yields MALAFGSLVPTNTNTLCLSLTPQPLNNLIFSTKNHTKFMFCGRGVSYGNTLSCSDQRASTSIATIVCCAANKPSSSEISSTAKIRSEVLSPFRAVRMFFYIAFIASGSLGGFIAATQLLGALANPSRASQVGDILKGLGIDIGAVSIFAFLYLRENKAKNAQEARLSREESLSSLKLRVDDKKIIPVSSLRGIARLVICAGPASFVTESFKRSLPFTEGLIDRGVLVVPFVTDGNSPCLEFDESDEELNKRRKRLWQLAPVYITEWSEWLNEQKKLAGVSSESPVYLSLRLDGRVRGSGVGYPPWNALVAQLPPVKGIWTGLLDGMDGRVL; encoded by the exons ATGGCTTTGGCGTTCGGTTCACTGGTTCCTACGAACACCAACACTTTGTGTCTCTCTCTCACACCACAACCTTTGAATAATCTCATCTTCAGCACCAAAAACCATACTAAGTTTATGTTTTGTGGCAGAGGTGTTAGCTATGGAAACACTTTGTCTTGTTCAGACCAAAGAGCTTCTACTTCCATTGCCACTATTGTTTGTTGTGCTGCTAATAAACCTTCTTCTTCTGAAATCAG CTCTACAGCCAAGATAAGGAGCGAAGTTCTGTCTCCGTTTCGCGCTGTTAGGATGTTCTTTTACATTGCTTTCATTGCAAGCGGTTCTCTTGGGGGATTCATAGCGGCCACACAACTGCTCGGCGCATTGGCTAACCCCTCAAGAGCATCCCAGGTTGGTGACATCCTAAAGGGACTTGGCATTGACATTGGAGCAGTGTCTATCTTTGCTTTCTTGTACTTGAGAGAGAACAAAGCAAAGAATGCTCAAGAGGCTCGCCTCTCGCGAGAGGAAAGCCTGTCAAGCCTTAAGCTCCGTGTGGACGACAAGAAGATCATACCTGTTAGCTCATTGAGAGGAATTGCTCGTCTTGTGATCTGCGCTGGACCGGCATCATTTGTAACCGAGTCTTTTAAGCGAAGCTTGCCATTCACGGAAGGTCTTATAGACAGAGGAGTGCTTGTTGTTCCTTTTGTAACAGATGGAAATTCGCCTTGTTTGGAGTTTGATGAGAGTGATGAGGAGCTTAACAAGAGAAGGAAGAGGCTCTGGCAGCTAGCTCCGGTTTACATCACTGAGTGGTCTGA GTGGTTAAATGAACAAAAGAAGTTGGCAGGTGTATCATCCGAATCTCCAGT GTACCTATCTCTACGCCTAGATGGTCGTGTTCGCGGCAGTGGCGTGGGTTATCCTCCTTGGAATGCTTTGGTTGCGCAATTACCACCAGTGAAGGGTATCTGGACTGGCTTACTAGATGGCATGGATGGTAGAGTTCTTTAG